In Arcobacter sp. LA11, the genomic window GCATAGCTGGGTTTTGAAACTCTGCTATTACTTCTCTCATAATATGAATTGATTCTGCCTCTAACTGTTTTAAATGCGTTAGTCTTTCTTGACTTATTTCTTCTGTATTTATCATTATCATTCCATTAATTTTTATTTATTTGAATAACTATTAGAATTTATCAAATTAAAAGTTTGACTTTATTCTGTCTTTTGTTTATTTACTTAGCGTGTAAACCACACTCTTTATGCTCTGGGTTCTCCCACCACCAACGTCCACTTCTAATATCTTCGCCAGCTTTAACTGGCCGTGTACAGGGTGCACATCCAATACTTGGATAGCCTTGGTCATGAAGTTTGTTGTATGGAACATTGTTTGATTTAATATAATCCCAAACATCATCTTCACTCCAGTTAATCAAAGGATTTACCTTGATAACTTTAAAGTTTTCATCGTATTCAACTACTGACATATCAGTTCTTGTAACACTTTGAGTTGCTCTTAAGCCTGTTATCCAAACTTTTAAAGGTGCCAATGCTCTTTTAAGTGGTTCCATTTTTCTAACACCACAACAATTTTTTCTATTTTCTATACTCTCAAAGTGTCCGTTGATACCTTGAGTTTCATATAACTTTTCTACATCCTTGTTAATCGGAAAAAATACGTTTAATTTAACACCGTATTTTAGATTTGTTGCATCCATTACATCATAAGTTTCAGGATGTAATCTTCCTGTATCCAATGTAAAAATATTTGCACTTTTATCAATTTTTAAAATCATATCTGTTAATACTTGGTCTTCTGCTCCTAAACTACTAGAAAGAGCTGCTTCTTGACCATATTCTTTGATAAAATACTCTAAAATTTCTTTTGGTTTTAACCCTTGTAATTTTTTATTTAAACTATTAATATCCATTTATTACCTTCTAAAATTAACTAAATCTGATAATCAGGTTCTTTAATTTTCCCAAAAGAGATTTTATTCCAAGCTCTTTCATGAAAATAGTAAAGTATCATTTTTGTAAATAATTCTATTGAACCAATTGAGGCCGCCATTGTTAAATCACCAGTGATAAAGTATGAGATTATTATAGTATCAAGAGTTCCAACTGTACGCCAAGAAACTGTTTTGGCTACAGATCTATATGCTTTTTCTGCCATATTTATACCTCATATGTTAAAGGACATACGAGGATGAGTTTTTACTCATCGTCATATAATCCTGAACTTAAATATCTTTCACCTGTATCACAAAGAATAGTAACAATAACTTTTCCTTTGTTTTCTGGTCTTGCCGCAACTTGTTCTGCTACATGTACATTTGCACCAGCAGAAATACCAACTAATAACCCTTCTTCTGAAGCTAGTTTTCTTGAAGTTGCAATTGCATCTTCATTACTTACTTGAATAACTTCATCATAAACAACAGTATTTAATACA contains:
- a CDS encoding phosphoadenylyl-sulfate reductase, encoding MDINSLNKKLQGLKPKEILEYFIKEYGQEAALSSSLGAEDQVLTDMILKIDKSANIFTLDTGRLHPETYDVMDATNLKYGVKLNVFFPINKDVEKLYETQGINGHFESIENRKNCCGVRKMEPLKRALAPLKVWITGLRATQSVTRTDMSVVEYDENFKVIKVNPLINWSEDDVWDYIKSNNVPYNKLHDQGYPSIGCAPCTRPVKAGEDIRSGRWWWENPEHKECGLHAK
- a CDS encoding DUF2061 domain-containing protein, whose amino-acid sequence is MAEKAYRSVAKTVSWRTVGTLDTIIISYFITGDLTMAASIGSIELFTKMILYYFHERAWNKISFGKIKEPDYQI